The Delphinus delphis chromosome 2, mDelDel1.2, whole genome shotgun sequence genome contains a region encoding:
- the RPAP1 gene encoding RNA polymerase II-associated protein 1 isoform X2 translates to MAPEEILQEQQRLLAQLDPSLVAFLRSHSRTCEQAEEKATGEQRPGGRSAEVTGEEPIMPTSASEPRQEDKLEPGAPALALPVTPQKEWLHMDTVELEKLHWTRDLPPLRRQQTQERMQARFSLQGELLAPSVDLPTHLGLHHHGEEAERAGYSLQELFHLTRSQVSQQRALALHVLAQVIGRAQAGEFGDRLVGSVLRLLLDAGFLFLLRFSLDDRVDGVIAAAIRALRALLVAPGDEELLDSTFSWYHGALVFPLMPSQEDKEDEDEDEEPPAEKAKRKSPEEGNRPPSDLAQHDVIKGLLATNLLPRLRYLLEVTCPGPSAVLDILAVLIRLARHSLESATRVLECPRLIETVIQEFLPTSWSPMGVKPTLSLHRVPCAPAMKLLRVLASAGRNIAARLLSGFDLRSRLCRFIAEAPQDLALPPEEAETLSTEAFRLWAVAASYGQGGDLYRELYPVLIRALQAVPKELSSPSPQPLALQRAASLLTVLTQLTLAAGSTTPEPRSDSAEASVSSTPSSITWTQVSGLQPLVEPCLRQTLKLLPTPETWSALGPVPTACLLFLDAYYQAWSQQPGLCPGDWLQDMERLSEELLLPLLSQPALGRLWDSLGCCSPLCNPQSCAPAPEALPSLVSLGCAGGHPPLSLAGSASPFPFLTALLSLFNTLGWIHKGLCGQLAAVLAAPGLQNYFLQCVAPVAAPHLTPFSAWALRHEYHLQHLALTLAQRAATLQPVSATSAALYHGMALALLSRLLPGSEHLAHELLLSCVFRLEFLPERASGGPEAADFSDRLSLGSGGDLGCGRGTLLAQACQDLPSIRSCYLTHCSLARASLLASQALHRGELQRVPALLLPVAKEPLLPTDWPFLPLIQLYHRASDSPSGLPPADTVGTAVRALQWVLVLESWRPQALRAVPPAARLARLMCVFLVDSELFRETPIQRLVAALLARLCQPEVLPNLNLDCPLPGLTSFPDLYANFLEHFEAVSFGDHLFGALVLLPLQRRFSVTLRLALFGEHVGALRALGLPLTQLPVSLESYTAPPEDNLALLQLYFRALVTGALQSHWCPVLYAVAVAHVNSFIFCQDPKSLDEVKAARRSMLQKTWLLADEGLRQHLLHYKLPNSALPEGFELYPQLPPLRQQYLQKLISGVLQNGVSET, encoded by the exons ATGGCTCCGGAGGAGATCCTGCAGGAACAGCAGCGGTTACTGGCTCAGCTTG ATCCCAGCTTGGTTGCCTTCTTGAGATCTCACAGCCGCACCTGTGAGCAGGCAGAAGAGAAGGCCACGGGGGAGCAGAGGCCAGGAGGTCGCTCTGCTGAGGTCACTGGAGAGGAGCCCATCATGCCAACTTCTGCCAGTGAGCCCAGGCAGGAAGATAAGCTGGAGCCAGGAGCCCCAG CTCTGGCACTGCCCGTGACTCCCCAGAAAGAATGGCTGCACATGGACACCGTTGAGCTGGAGAAGCTCCACTGGACCCGAGACCTGCCTCCACTCCGACGGCAGCAGACTCAGGAG AGGATGCAGGCCCGATTCAGTCTTCAGGGAGAGCTGCTGGCCCCCAGCGTGGACCTTCCCACCCATCTGGGCCTACACCACCATGGAGAGGAGGCGGAG AGAGCAGGGTACTCCCTTCAGGAGCTGTTCCACCTGACACGCAGCCAAGTGTCCCAGCAGAGAGCACTAGCGCTGCATGTGTTGGCCCAGGTCATCGGCAGG GCCCAGGCTGGCGAGTTTGGGGACCGGCTAGTGGGCAGTGTCTTGCGCCTCCTTTTGGATGCtggtttcctcttcctgctgcgCTTCTCTCTGGATGACAGAGTGGATGGGGTCATCGCAGCTGCTATCCGGGCTCTTCGGGCTCTGCTGGTGGCTCCTGGAGATGAG GAGCTCCTCGATAGCACCTTCTCTTGGTACCATGGAGCTTTGGTGTTCCCTCTGATGCCCAGCCAGGAGGACAAGGAGGACGAGGATGAGGATGAAGAGCCCCCAGcagaaaaggcaaaaaggaaGAGCCCGGAGGAAGGAAACCGGCCTCCATCTGACCTGGCCCAACATGATGTCATCAAG GGGCTCCTGGCTACCAACCTGCTGCCTCGGCTACGCTACTTGCTGGAGGTGACCTGCCCAGGACCTTCTGCGGTCCTTGACATCCTGGCTGTGCTCATCCGCCTGGCCCGGCATTCCCTGGAGTCAGCCACAAgg GTCCTGGAGTGCCCTCGGCTGATAGAGACTGTGATTCAAGAGTTCCTGCCCACCAGCTGGTCCCCTATGGGGGTGAAGCCTACCCTCAGTCTACACAGAGTGCCCTGTGCTCCTGCCATGAAACTTCTTCGTGTCCTGGCCTCGGCTGGTAGGAATATTGCTGCCCGGCTG CTGAGTGGCTTTGATCTCCGGAGTCGCCTGTGCCGCTTCATAGCTGAGGCTCCCCAGGATCTGGCCTTGCCCCCAGAGGAAGCCGAGACACTGAGCACTGAGGCCTTCCGTCTGTGGGCCGTGGCAGCCTCCTACGGCCAGGGAGGTGacctttacag GGAGCTGTACCCTGTGCTGATTCGAGCCCTGCAGGCTGTGCCGAAGGAGCTCAGCAGCCCCTCCCCGCAGCCCCTGGCTCTGCAGAGGGCAGCCTCACTGCTCACCGTCCTCACCCAGCTGACCCTAGCCGCCGGTAGCACCACCCCTGAGCCCAGAAG TGACTCTGCTGAGGCCAGTGTGTCGTCCACTCCTTCCTCAATCACTTGGACGCAGGTGTCTGGGCTCCAGCCTCTCGTGGAGCCTTGTCTAAGACAGACCTTGAAGTTGCTGCCCACACCTGAGACGTGGAGTGCCCTTGGCCCAGTGCCCACTGCCTGCCTGCTCTTCCTGGACGCTTACTACCAGGCCTGGAGCCAGCAG CCAGGCCTGTGCCCAGGGGATTGGCTTCAGGACATGGAGCGCCTGTCGGAGGAgctgctgctgcccctgctgAGCCAGCCCGCTCTGGGCAGACTGTGGGATTCGCTGGG GTGCTGCTCCCCTCTCTGCAACCCACAGTCCTGTGCTCCGGCCCCTGAAGCTCTCCCCAGCCTCGTGTCACTGGGCTGTGCAGGAGGCCACCCTCCTCTTAGTCTGGCTGGCTCAGCCTCCCCCTTCCCGTTCCTCACGGCCCTCCTCTCTCTTTTCAACACCCTGGGCTGGATCCACAAGGGGCTGTGTGGCCAG CTGGCTGCCGTATTGGCTGCCCCAGGACTGCAGAACTACTTCCTCCAGTGTGTGGCTCCTGTGGCTGCTCCACACCTCACACCCTTCTCCGCGTGGGCCCTGCGCCATGAGTACCACCTGCAGCACCTGGCACTCACCCTGGCCCAGAGAGCG GCAACACTCCAGCCAGTGTCAGCCACCAGTGCTGCCCTCTATCACGGCATGGCCTTGGCCCTGCTGAGCCGGCTGCTGCCCGGAAGCGAGCACCTCGCCCATGAGCTACTGCTGAGCTGTGTGTTCCGGCTGGAGTTCCTCCC GGAAAGAGCATCAGGGGGTCCGGAGGCAGCCGACTTCTCTGACCGGCTGTCCTTAGGGAGCGGCGGGGACCTTGGGTGTGGGCGAGGGACTCTACTAGCTCAGGCCTGCCAGGACCTCCCCAGCATCCGCAGCTGCTACCTGACCCACTGCTCACTGGCCCGAGCCAGCCTGCTAGCCTCTCAAGCCTTGCACCGAGGGGAGCTCCAGCGAGTCCCAGCCCTGCTGCTCCCTGTGGCTAAGGAGCCTCTGCTGCCCACTGACTGGCCTTTCCTGCCATTGATTCAACTCTACCACCGGGCCTCAGACAGCCCCTCGGGGCTTCCTCCTGCTGACACTGTGGGCACAGCCGTGCGGGCCCTGCAGTGGGTGCTAGTCCTGGAGAGCTGGCGCCCCCAGGCCCTCCGGGCTGTGCCTCCTGCTGCCCGCCTGGCACGGCTCATGTGTGTGTTCTTGGTGGACAGTGAATTGTTCCGGGAGACCCCAATACAACGTCTGGTGGCAGCCCTCCTGGCCCGGCTCTGCCAGCCTGAAGTCCTACCAAACCTCAACCTGGATTGCCCACTTCCTGGCCTGACGTCTTTCCCGGATCTCTATGCCAACTTCCTGGAGCATTttgaggctgtgtcttttggggACCACCTCTTTGGGGCCCTGGTTCTCCTCCCCCTGCAGCGTCGGTTCAGCGTCACCTTGCGCCTTGCCCTCTTTGGGGAGCACGTGGGAGCCTTGCGAGCTCTGGGCCTGCCTCTGACCCAG TTGCCTGTGTCCCTGGAGAGCTACACAGCGCCTCCTGAAGACAACCTGGCCCTCCTTCAGCTCTACTTCCGGGCTCTGGTTACTGGTGCGCTCCAATCACACTGGTGCCCTGTGCTCTATGCTGTGGCCGTGGCTCATGTCAACAGCTTCATCTTCTGCCAGGACCCAAAGAGCTTG GATGAGGTAAAGGCTGCCCGCAGGAGCATGTTGCAGAAAACTTGGCTGCTGGCAGATGAG GGTCTTCGGCAGCACCTTCTCCACTATAAACTTCCTAATTCTGCCCTTCCAGAGGGTTTTGAGCTGTATCCCCAGTTGCCCCCTCTGCGTCAGCAGTACCTCCAGAAACTGATCTCAGGGGTGCTCCAAAATGGGGTTTCAGAGACCTAG
- the RPAP1 gene encoding RNA polymerase II-associated protein 1 isoform X1, translated as MLSRPRPGESEVDLLRFQSQFLAAGAAPAVQLVKKGSRSGGDANPDRPPLQDHRDVVMLDNLPDLPPALVPAPPKRARPSPGHPLPEHEDPEERLNRHDKHITAVLTKIIERDTSSVAVNLPVPCGVAFPPVFHRSQGRQGKPATSGKRSIFAQEIAARRASEAKVPPVGEVASTLHPPEGAATCEALTPREQGSQLPWNSYSFQGPHLVTGKGLKSQEAEQEAQTIHEENVARLQAMAPEEILQEQQRLLAQLDPSLVAFLRSHSRTCEQAEEKATGEQRPGGRSAEVTGEEPIMPTSASEPRQEDKLEPGAPALALPVTPQKEWLHMDTVELEKLHWTRDLPPLRRQQTQERMQARFSLQGELLAPSVDLPTHLGLHHHGEEAERAGYSLQELFHLTRSQVSQQRALALHVLAQVIGRAQAGEFGDRLVGSVLRLLLDAGFLFLLRFSLDDRVDGVIAAAIRALRALLVAPGDEELLDSTFSWYHGALVFPLMPSQEDKEDEDEDEEPPAEKAKRKSPEEGNRPPSDLAQHDVIKGLLATNLLPRLRYLLEVTCPGPSAVLDILAVLIRLARHSLESATRVLECPRLIETVIQEFLPTSWSPMGVKPTLSLHRVPCAPAMKLLRVLASAGRNIAARLLSGFDLRSRLCRFIAEAPQDLALPPEEAETLSTEAFRLWAVAASYGQGGDLYRELYPVLIRALQAVPKELSSPSPQPLALQRAASLLTVLTQLTLAAGSTTPEPRSDSAEASVSSTPSSITWTQVSGLQPLVEPCLRQTLKLLPTPETWSALGPVPTACLLFLDAYYQAWSQQPGLCPGDWLQDMERLSEELLLPLLSQPALGRLWDSLGCCSPLCNPQSCAPAPEALPSLVSLGCAGGHPPLSLAGSASPFPFLTALLSLFNTLGWIHKGLCGQLAAVLAAPGLQNYFLQCVAPVAAPHLTPFSAWALRHEYHLQHLALTLAQRAATLQPVSATSAALYHGMALALLSRLLPGSEHLAHELLLSCVFRLEFLPERASGGPEAADFSDRLSLGSGGDLGCGRGTLLAQACQDLPSIRSCYLTHCSLARASLLASQALHRGELQRVPALLLPVAKEPLLPTDWPFLPLIQLYHRASDSPSGLPPADTVGTAVRALQWVLVLESWRPQALRAVPPAARLARLMCVFLVDSELFRETPIQRLVAALLARLCQPEVLPNLNLDCPLPGLTSFPDLYANFLEHFEAVSFGDHLFGALVLLPLQRRFSVTLRLALFGEHVGALRALGLPLTQLPVSLESYTAPPEDNLALLQLYFRALVTGALQSHWCPVLYAVAVAHVNSFIFCQDPKSLDEVKAARRSMLQKTWLLADEGLRQHLLHYKLPNSALPEGFELYPQLPPLRQQYLQKLISGVLQNGVSET; from the exons ATGCTGTCGAGACCAAGGCCGGGGGAGTCCGAGGTGGACCTGCTGCGCTTCCAGAGTCAGTTTCTTGCAGCTGGTGCAGCCCCAGCAGTACAACTGGTGAAGAAAGGAAGTAGGAGTGGTGGTGATGCTAACCCGGACAGGCCTCCACTGCAGGATCATCGGGATGTGGTGATGCTGGACA atctCCCAGATTTGCCCCCAGCTTTGGTTCCTGCTCCCCCAAAGAGAGCCAGGCCCAGCCCCGGCCATCCCCTGCCTGAACATGAGGACCCTGAAGAGAGGCTGAACAGGCATGATAAGCACATCACTGCTGTCTTGACTAAGATTATT GAACGAGATACAAGTTCAGTGGCTGTGAATCTGCCTGTGCCCTGTGGCGTTGCTTTCCCTCCTGTATTCCATCGCTCACAGGGGAGACAG GGGAAGCCAGCAACATCTGGTAAGAGAAGTATCTTTGCCCAGGAAATTGCAGCAAGGAGAGCATCTGAAGCCAAGGTCCCACCAGTTGGAGAAGTTGCATCTACCTTGCACCCACCAGAGG GTGCTGCAACCTGTGAGGCACTCACACCTAGGGAGCAGGGCAGCCAGCTTCCATGGAACAGCTACAGCTTCCAGGGACCCCATCTGGTTACAGGGAAGGGGCTCAAAAGCCAGGAGGCTGAGCAGGAAGCCCAGACCATCCATGAAGAGAACGTAGCGAGACTGCAAGCCATGGCTCCGGAGGAGATCCTGCAGGAACAGCAGCGGTTACTGGCTCAGCTTG ATCCCAGCTTGGTTGCCTTCTTGAGATCTCACAGCCGCACCTGTGAGCAGGCAGAAGAGAAGGCCACGGGGGAGCAGAGGCCAGGAGGTCGCTCTGCTGAGGTCACTGGAGAGGAGCCCATCATGCCAACTTCTGCCAGTGAGCCCAGGCAGGAAGATAAGCTGGAGCCAGGAGCCCCAG CTCTGGCACTGCCCGTGACTCCCCAGAAAGAATGGCTGCACATGGACACCGTTGAGCTGGAGAAGCTCCACTGGACCCGAGACCTGCCTCCACTCCGACGGCAGCAGACTCAGGAG AGGATGCAGGCCCGATTCAGTCTTCAGGGAGAGCTGCTGGCCCCCAGCGTGGACCTTCCCACCCATCTGGGCCTACACCACCATGGAGAGGAGGCGGAG AGAGCAGGGTACTCCCTTCAGGAGCTGTTCCACCTGACACGCAGCCAAGTGTCCCAGCAGAGAGCACTAGCGCTGCATGTGTTGGCCCAGGTCATCGGCAGG GCCCAGGCTGGCGAGTTTGGGGACCGGCTAGTGGGCAGTGTCTTGCGCCTCCTTTTGGATGCtggtttcctcttcctgctgcgCTTCTCTCTGGATGACAGAGTGGATGGGGTCATCGCAGCTGCTATCCGGGCTCTTCGGGCTCTGCTGGTGGCTCCTGGAGATGAG GAGCTCCTCGATAGCACCTTCTCTTGGTACCATGGAGCTTTGGTGTTCCCTCTGATGCCCAGCCAGGAGGACAAGGAGGACGAGGATGAGGATGAAGAGCCCCCAGcagaaaaggcaaaaaggaaGAGCCCGGAGGAAGGAAACCGGCCTCCATCTGACCTGGCCCAACATGATGTCATCAAG GGGCTCCTGGCTACCAACCTGCTGCCTCGGCTACGCTACTTGCTGGAGGTGACCTGCCCAGGACCTTCTGCGGTCCTTGACATCCTGGCTGTGCTCATCCGCCTGGCCCGGCATTCCCTGGAGTCAGCCACAAgg GTCCTGGAGTGCCCTCGGCTGATAGAGACTGTGATTCAAGAGTTCCTGCCCACCAGCTGGTCCCCTATGGGGGTGAAGCCTACCCTCAGTCTACACAGAGTGCCCTGTGCTCCTGCCATGAAACTTCTTCGTGTCCTGGCCTCGGCTGGTAGGAATATTGCTGCCCGGCTG CTGAGTGGCTTTGATCTCCGGAGTCGCCTGTGCCGCTTCATAGCTGAGGCTCCCCAGGATCTGGCCTTGCCCCCAGAGGAAGCCGAGACACTGAGCACTGAGGCCTTCCGTCTGTGGGCCGTGGCAGCCTCCTACGGCCAGGGAGGTGacctttacag GGAGCTGTACCCTGTGCTGATTCGAGCCCTGCAGGCTGTGCCGAAGGAGCTCAGCAGCCCCTCCCCGCAGCCCCTGGCTCTGCAGAGGGCAGCCTCACTGCTCACCGTCCTCACCCAGCTGACCCTAGCCGCCGGTAGCACCACCCCTGAGCCCAGAAG TGACTCTGCTGAGGCCAGTGTGTCGTCCACTCCTTCCTCAATCACTTGGACGCAGGTGTCTGGGCTCCAGCCTCTCGTGGAGCCTTGTCTAAGACAGACCTTGAAGTTGCTGCCCACACCTGAGACGTGGAGTGCCCTTGGCCCAGTGCCCACTGCCTGCCTGCTCTTCCTGGACGCTTACTACCAGGCCTGGAGCCAGCAG CCAGGCCTGTGCCCAGGGGATTGGCTTCAGGACATGGAGCGCCTGTCGGAGGAgctgctgctgcccctgctgAGCCAGCCCGCTCTGGGCAGACTGTGGGATTCGCTGGG GTGCTGCTCCCCTCTCTGCAACCCACAGTCCTGTGCTCCGGCCCCTGAAGCTCTCCCCAGCCTCGTGTCACTGGGCTGTGCAGGAGGCCACCCTCCTCTTAGTCTGGCTGGCTCAGCCTCCCCCTTCCCGTTCCTCACGGCCCTCCTCTCTCTTTTCAACACCCTGGGCTGGATCCACAAGGGGCTGTGTGGCCAG CTGGCTGCCGTATTGGCTGCCCCAGGACTGCAGAACTACTTCCTCCAGTGTGTGGCTCCTGTGGCTGCTCCACACCTCACACCCTTCTCCGCGTGGGCCCTGCGCCATGAGTACCACCTGCAGCACCTGGCACTCACCCTGGCCCAGAGAGCG GCAACACTCCAGCCAGTGTCAGCCACCAGTGCTGCCCTCTATCACGGCATGGCCTTGGCCCTGCTGAGCCGGCTGCTGCCCGGAAGCGAGCACCTCGCCCATGAGCTACTGCTGAGCTGTGTGTTCCGGCTGGAGTTCCTCCC GGAAAGAGCATCAGGGGGTCCGGAGGCAGCCGACTTCTCTGACCGGCTGTCCTTAGGGAGCGGCGGGGACCTTGGGTGTGGGCGAGGGACTCTACTAGCTCAGGCCTGCCAGGACCTCCCCAGCATCCGCAGCTGCTACCTGACCCACTGCTCACTGGCCCGAGCCAGCCTGCTAGCCTCTCAAGCCTTGCACCGAGGGGAGCTCCAGCGAGTCCCAGCCCTGCTGCTCCCTGTGGCTAAGGAGCCTCTGCTGCCCACTGACTGGCCTTTCCTGCCATTGATTCAACTCTACCACCGGGCCTCAGACAGCCCCTCGGGGCTTCCTCCTGCTGACACTGTGGGCACAGCCGTGCGGGCCCTGCAGTGGGTGCTAGTCCTGGAGAGCTGGCGCCCCCAGGCCCTCCGGGCTGTGCCTCCTGCTGCCCGCCTGGCACGGCTCATGTGTGTGTTCTTGGTGGACAGTGAATTGTTCCGGGAGACCCCAATACAACGTCTGGTGGCAGCCCTCCTGGCCCGGCTCTGCCAGCCTGAAGTCCTACCAAACCTCAACCTGGATTGCCCACTTCCTGGCCTGACGTCTTTCCCGGATCTCTATGCCAACTTCCTGGAGCATTttgaggctgtgtcttttggggACCACCTCTTTGGGGCCCTGGTTCTCCTCCCCCTGCAGCGTCGGTTCAGCGTCACCTTGCGCCTTGCCCTCTTTGGGGAGCACGTGGGAGCCTTGCGAGCTCTGGGCCTGCCTCTGACCCAG TTGCCTGTGTCCCTGGAGAGCTACACAGCGCCTCCTGAAGACAACCTGGCCCTCCTTCAGCTCTACTTCCGGGCTCTGGTTACTGGTGCGCTCCAATCACACTGGTGCCCTGTGCTCTATGCTGTGGCCGTGGCTCATGTCAACAGCTTCATCTTCTGCCAGGACCCAAAGAGCTTG GATGAGGTAAAGGCTGCCCGCAGGAGCATGTTGCAGAAAACTTGGCTGCTGGCAGATGAG GGTCTTCGGCAGCACCTTCTCCACTATAAACTTCCTAATTCTGCCCTTCCAGAGGGTTTTGAGCTGTATCCCCAGTTGCCCCCTCTGCGTCAGCAGTACCTCCAGAAACTGATCTCAGGGGTGCTCCAAAATGGGGTTTCAGAGACCTAG